A genome region from Brassica oleracea var. oleracea cultivar TO1000 chromosome C2, BOL, whole genome shotgun sequence includes the following:
- the LOC106322864 gene encoding putative E3 ubiquitin-protein ligase XBAT34, which translates to MGQQQFKDEVLSQQVSQNDVEGIRSLRHEGAGLKWSDKEGRTPLILACAKAKLYDVAETLLELGSNVNAYHSGCNAGTPLHHAAKRGLENTVKLLLSHGANPLALNDDFQTPLDVARDNGHCDVVRAIESHICLFSGWMRQFYGTSFQELFSPQLLSRRVWVVIVPTSSGNPVKPLKLELVVYASLQDAQPITVMPLWKAKLEEPRSDQSDASVMIVDNSSKRKKQRRRGYISHARRWAQVDRQMRLKLAAATKGDIKQLNWFCEACKGTPQPMNLPVFLQTTEKIISNELTPSVPLLRAAVEVEDGSVHYPSFPSTKFESREGSGGSGVCVICVDASAEAACVPCGHVAGCISCLKEIKNKKLACPICRASIDQVIKLYHV; encoded by the exons ATGGGGCAACAACAGTTTAAAGACGAGGTACTATCTCAACAAGTTAGTCAGAACGATGTCGAAGGTATCAGATCCCTTCGCCATGAAGGTGCAGGACTCAAG TGGTCTGATAAAGAAGGAAGAACGCCATTAATCTTAGCTTGTGCTAAAGCAAAGCTATATGATGTAGCAGAAACTCTGCTCGAGTTGGGTTCCAATGTCAATGCTTATCATTCCG GTTGCAATGCAGGGACTCCTCTGCACCATGCTGCAAAAAGAGGTCTTGAAAACACGGTTAAGTTACTTCTTTCTCACGGTG CAAATCCATTGGCTTTGAATGACGACTTTCAGACACCTCTCGATGTTGCTAGGGATAACGGTCACTGCGATGTCGTACGCGCAATCGAG AGTCACATCTGCTTGTTCTCTGGCTGGATGCGTCAATTTTATGGCACCAGCTTTCAGGAATTATTTTCTCCTCAGCTTCTTTCAAGAAGAGT ATGGGTAGTTATCGTACCAACTAGTTCAGGAAACCCCGTAAAGCCTTTGAAGTTGGAGTTGGTTGTGTATGCTAGTCTTCAG GATGCACAACCCATAACGGTGATGCCTTTGTGGAAAGCCAAGTTGGAGGAGCCGAGATCGGATCAGTCCGATGCTTCAGTGATGATTGTTGATAACTCCTCAAAGCGCAAGAAGCAGAGAAGAAGGGGATACATTTCTCACGCGAGGCGTTGGGCCCAAGTTGACAGGC AAATGCGCCTTAAGCTGGCAGCAGCGACCAAAGGTGACATAAAACAGCTGAACTGGTTTTGTGAGGCATGTAAAGGAACTCCACAG CCAATGAATCTTCCAGTGTTTCTGCAAACAACTGAAAAGATCATTTCCAATGAGCTTACACCATCAGTTCCTCTACTGAGAGCTGCGGTGGAAGTAGAAGACGGTTCTGTTCACTATCCATCATTCCCGTCTACAAAATTTGAGAGTAGAGAAGGTAGTGGAGGATCTGGAGTGTGTGTGATTTGTGTGGATGCATCAGCGGAAGCAGCATGTGTCCCATGTGGACATGTCGCTGGATGCATTTCCTGCTTGAAAGAGATCAAAAACAAGAAATTGGCATGTCCTATATGTCGTGCCAGCATCGATCAGGTCATTAAGTTATATCATGTTTAA
- the LOC106320629 gene encoding uncharacterized transporter YBR287W-like isoform X1, translated as MFADISFEEGEMMKLLHLFITSSKPVVEILLITTVGFYMALDGVNLLGQDARKFLNNIVFYVFSPSLIGSRLANSVTYESLMQMWFMPVNVLLTFIIGSFLGWIVILITKPPSHLRGLTVGCCAAGNLGNMPLIIVPAVCKEKGGPFGDPENCQKYGVGYVALSMAMGSIYIWTYVYNLMRVLTNSPIETQPSIESSCKVPLISSKEEEDNQKVGRWDKVKRRMVSLSGKVNLRTIFAPSTIAAMIALVVGLITPIRKLIIGNGAPLGVLQDSVTLVGDGAIPAMTLIIGGNLLKGMRSSGMKKSSIVGVLVARYIFLPISGVLIVRGAYKFDLITSEPLYQFVLLLQYAVPPAMNLGTITQLFGAGESECSVILLWTYALASVSLTVWPTFFMWLVA; from the exons ATGTTTGCAGATATTAGCTTTGAGGAAGGAGAGATGATGAAGCTTTTGCATCTGTTCATAACTTCATCAAAACCAGTTGTGGAGATTCTGCTGATAACAACAGTTGGATTCTATATGGCTCTTGACGGAGTCAATCTTCTTGGTCAAGATGCTCGCAAATTTTTGAACAAC ATTGTCTTCTATGTGTTTAGTCCTTCCCTTATTGGAAGCCGTTTAGCTAATAGTGTTACATATGAAAGCTTGATGCAAAT GTGGTTCATGCCGGTTAATGTTCTGCTTACATTCATCATTGGTTCGTTCTTAGGCTGGATTGTTATTCTCATCACTAAACCTCCTTCCCATCTTCGTGGTCTCACTGTTGGTTGTTGTGCTGCTG GGAATCTGGGAAACATGCCACTAATCATTGTTCCAGCTGTTTGTAAAGAGAAAGGAGGTCCCTTTGGAGATCCTGAGAATTGTCAGAAGTATGGAGTTGGTTATGTTGCACTCTCCATGGCT ATGGGGTCAATTTACATATGGACATACGTATACAATCTTATGCGGGTGCTAACAAACTCTCCCATTGAAACTCAACCTTCTATTGAATCCAGCTGCAAAGTCCCACTGATTTCTTCTAAAGAAGAAGAAGATAACCAAAAG GTTGGGAGGTGGGACAAAGTCAAGAGAAGAATGGTTTCACTGTCTGGGAAAGTCAATTTAAGGACAATATTTGCTCCATCGACTATTGCTGCG ATGATCGCGCTTGTGGTCGGGCTAATTACTCCTATAAGGAAGCTAATCATCGGCAATGGAGCTCCTCTAGGAGTGCTTCAAGACTCAGTAACTTTAGTGGG AGATGGGGCCATTCCTGCTATGACATTGATCATTGGAGGAAACCTACTCAAAGGTATGAGAAGTTCAGGAATGAAAAAATCAAGCATTGTTGGCGTCTTGGTTGCACGTTACATATTCTTGCCTATAAGTGGTGTTTTAATCGTAAGAGGAGCATACAAGTTTGATTTGATTACCTCAGAGCCTTTGTACCAGTTCGTTCTTCTTCTACAATATGCTGTCCCACCAGCAATGAATCTAG GTACAATAACTCAGTTGTTTGGAGCTGGGGAAAGTGAATGCTCAGTGATTCTGCTCTGGACTTACGCTTTGGCTTCAGTTTCACTCACTGTTTGGCCCACATTCTTCATGTGGCTTGTGGCTTAG
- the LOC106320629 gene encoding uncharacterized transporter YBR287W-like isoform X2, whose product MMKLLHLFITSSKPVVEILLITTVGFYMALDGVNLLGQDARKFLNNIVFYVFSPSLIGSRLANSVTYESLMQMWFMPVNVLLTFIIGSFLGWIVILITKPPSHLRGLTVGCCAAGNLGNMPLIIVPAVCKEKGGPFGDPENCQKYGVGYVALSMAMGSIYIWTYVYNLMRVLTNSPIETQPSIESSCKVPLISSKEEEDNQKVGRWDKVKRRMVSLSGKVNLRTIFAPSTIAAMIALVVGLITPIRKLIIGNGAPLGVLQDSVTLVGDGAIPAMTLIIGGNLLKGMRSSGMKKSSIVGVLVARYIFLPISGVLIVRGAYKFDLITSEPLYQFVLLLQYAVPPAMNLGTITQLFGAGESECSVILLWTYALASVSLTVWPTFFMWLVA is encoded by the exons ATGATGAAGCTTTTGCATCTGTTCATAACTTCATCAAAACCAGTTGTGGAGATTCTGCTGATAACAACAGTTGGATTCTATATGGCTCTTGACGGAGTCAATCTTCTTGGTCAAGATGCTCGCAAATTTTTGAACAAC ATTGTCTTCTATGTGTTTAGTCCTTCCCTTATTGGAAGCCGTTTAGCTAATAGTGTTACATATGAAAGCTTGATGCAAAT GTGGTTCATGCCGGTTAATGTTCTGCTTACATTCATCATTGGTTCGTTCTTAGGCTGGATTGTTATTCTCATCACTAAACCTCCTTCCCATCTTCGTGGTCTCACTGTTGGTTGTTGTGCTGCTG GGAATCTGGGAAACATGCCACTAATCATTGTTCCAGCTGTTTGTAAAGAGAAAGGAGGTCCCTTTGGAGATCCTGAGAATTGTCAGAAGTATGGAGTTGGTTATGTTGCACTCTCCATGGCT ATGGGGTCAATTTACATATGGACATACGTATACAATCTTATGCGGGTGCTAACAAACTCTCCCATTGAAACTCAACCTTCTATTGAATCCAGCTGCAAAGTCCCACTGATTTCTTCTAAAGAAGAAGAAGATAACCAAAAG GTTGGGAGGTGGGACAAAGTCAAGAGAAGAATGGTTTCACTGTCTGGGAAAGTCAATTTAAGGACAATATTTGCTCCATCGACTATTGCTGCG ATGATCGCGCTTGTGGTCGGGCTAATTACTCCTATAAGGAAGCTAATCATCGGCAATGGAGCTCCTCTAGGAGTGCTTCAAGACTCAGTAACTTTAGTGGG AGATGGGGCCATTCCTGCTATGACATTGATCATTGGAGGAAACCTACTCAAAGGTATGAGAAGTTCAGGAATGAAAAAATCAAGCATTGTTGGCGTCTTGGTTGCACGTTACATATTCTTGCCTATAAGTGGTGTTTTAATCGTAAGAGGAGCATACAAGTTTGATTTGATTACCTCAGAGCCTTTGTACCAGTTCGTTCTTCTTCTACAATATGCTGTCCCACCAGCAATGAATCTAG GTACAATAACTCAGTTGTTTGGAGCTGGGGAAAGTGAATGCTCAGTGATTCTGCTCTGGACTTACGCTTTGGCTTCAGTTTCACTCACTGTTTGGCCCACATTCTTCATGTGGCTTGTGGCTTAG
- the LOC106324736 gene encoding chlorophyll a-b binding protein of LHCII type 1, with amino-acid sequence MALFQDMLSLSSTCSSFHSLPRGLLPEPPRRRLAVKRPRSICRASWQELAGVLVFSAIPFTAVKLIANSSLGESLRRRLEEKKKEAVENATRFNAKAQKARADSKWYGQERPRWFGPIPYDYPTYLTGELPGDYGFDVAGLGKDRLNFDKYFNFEILHARWAMLAALGALIPEVFDLTGAFHFVEPVWWRVGYSKLQGETLDYLGIPGLHVAGSQGVIVIAICQALLMVGPEYARYCGIEALEPLGIYLPGDINYPGGTLFDPLNLSQDPVAFEDLKVKEIKNGRLAMVAWLGFYAQAAFTGKGPVQNLVDHVSDPLHNNLLAILQI; translated from the exons ATGGCTCTGTTTCAGGATATGCTGTCTCTGTCCTCGACTTGTTCGTCCTTCCACTCTCTTCCCAGGGGACTCCTGCCTGAGCCGCCTCGTCGTAGACTCGCCGTGAAAAGGCCCCGTTCGATTTGCAGAGCTTCATGGCAAGAG CTCGCCGGTGTGCTGGTTTTCTCGGCGATTCCGTTCACAGCGGTTAAATTAATCGCGAATAGCTCACTGGGAGAATCTCTACGGCGGAGATTGGAAGAGAAAAAGAAAGAAGCCGTGGAGAATGCTACAAGATTCAACGCCAAAGCTCAGAAGGCTAGAGCCGACAG CAAGTGGTATGGACAAGAACGTCCCCGTTGGTTTGGTCCCATCCCCTATGATTATCCTACTTACCTTACAGGAGAGCTTCCTGGTGATTACGGATTCGACGTTGCTGGTCTTGGCAAGGATCGTTTGAACTTCGATAAGTACTTCAA CTTTGAAATACTTCATGCTCGTTGGGCCATGCTTGCAGCGTTGGGTGCTCTGATCCCAGAAGTGTTTGATCTTACTGGAGCTTTTCATTTTGTTGAACCCGTATGGTGGCGAGTCGGTTACTCTAAGCTTCAG GGAGAGACGTTGGACTACCTAGGCATCCCAGGGCTTCACGTAGCTGGAAGCCAAGGTGTCATTGTTATAGCCATTTGCCAAGCACTCTTGATG GTAGGACCGGAATATGCAAGATACTGTGGCATTGAGGCCTTGGAGCCACTGGGAATATACTTGCCAGGAGACATAAACTATCCAGGAGGAACGCTTTTTGATCCCTTGAACCTCTCCCAAGACCCTGTAGCTTTTGAAGATCTCAAGGTCAAAGAGATCAAAAACGGGAGACTAGCGATGGTGGCGTGGCTCGGATTCTATGCACAAGCTGCTTTCACAGGGAAAGGACCTGTACAAAATCTTGTTGATCATGTCTCTGATCCATTACATAACAACCTTCTTGCCATTCTTCAGATATGA
- the LOC106327250 gene encoding squamosa promoter-binding-like protein 16: MEEIGPQVAAPVSLHHPMARKRHPHWLVSSQPQPRNDWNPDMWEWDSQRFEAKPVEAEANNVNVSHEREGRGLDLNLSGGFNDAPIVTRPNKRVKSGSPGSAGGGNYPKCQVDNCIEDLSVAKDYHRRHKVCEVHSKATKAIVGKQMQRFCQQCSRFHLLSEFDEGKRSCRRRLAGHNRRRRKTQPEEIVAPNNTSNNANMDVMALLTALACAQGRNDAKPNGSPAVPQRQQLLQILDKIKALPLPVDLVSKLNNIGVLARKNLDQPSAMNPQNDMNGVSSPSTMDLLAVLSTTLGSSGPEAIAFLSQGGFGDKDINEKTKLTSSDHAITTNLEKRTLELTSFGEGERTSSSHPSPSQDSDLHAQDTRPNLSLQLFTSSPEDESQPTVASSGKYYSSASSNPVEDRSPSSSPVMQEFFPLQTSPETMRSNNNCRNSSPSPKTSCLPLELFGAANPSFNVSRHHQSGYASSGSDNSPPSLNSDAQDRTGKIIFKLLGKDPSQLPGTLRTEIYSWLSSIPSEMESYIRPGCVVLSVYVAMSASAWEQLEENLLQRVSSLVQDSEFWSNTRFLVNTGRQLASYKHGRIRLSKSRRTLSSPELITVSPLAVVAGEETTLVVRGRSLTNDGISFRCAHMGNYSSMEVTGTAYRSTKFDELIVNRFQVKCPSPGSLGRCFVEVENGFRSDSFPLIIASATICRELNRLEDEFHPNELTEHSSDRPRSREEVVCFLNELGWLFQKKCASEFSLPRFKFLLVCSVERDYSFLVRTLLDRLVERNLGKDGLMNKESLDMLAEIQLLNRAVKRRNTKMAETLIQYSVNPTAKKFIFLPNITGPGDITPLHLAASTSGSDDMIDVLTKDPQEIGLCCWNTLIDVCGQTPFSYAAMRNNHSYNTLVARKLADKRNGQISLNIENGIDQIGLSKRLSSELKRSCNTCASVALKYQKKVSGSRRLFPTPVIHSMLAVATVCVCVCVFMHAFPIVRQGSHFSWGGLDYGSM; encoded by the exons ATGGAAGAGATAGGTCCACAAGTCGCTGCTCCTGTTTCACTTCACCATCCTATGGCAAGAAAACGCCACCCGCACTGGCTTGTCTCGTCTCAGCCACAGCCTAGGAATGATTGGAATCCTGACATGTGGGAATGGGACAGCCAGAGATTTGAAGCTAAACCAGTAGAAGCTGAGGCTAATAATGTCAATGTGAGTCACGAGAGAGAAGGAAGAGGCCTTGATTTGAATCTCAGCGGCGGTTTTAATGATGCACCGATCGTAACCAGGCCTAACAAGAGGGTTAAATCAGGATCTCCGGGAAGTGCAGGAGGTGGGAACTACCCCAAGTGTCAGGTTGATAACTGTATCGAAGATCTTTCAGTCGCCAAGGATTATCACAGAAGACATAAAGTCTGTGAGGTTCACAGCAAAGCTACCAAAGCTATTGTTGGAAAACAGATGCAGAGGTTTTGTCAACAGTGTAGCAG GTTTCATCTTCTTTCCGAGTTTGACGAGGGAAAGAGAAGTTGCAGGCGAAGGTTGGCTGGACATAACAGGCGGAGGAGGAAAACTCAGCCTGAGGAGATTGTGGCTCCTAATAATACCTCTAATAACGCTAATATGGATGTTATGGCTCTGTTAACAGCTTTAGCTTGTGCACAAG GTAGGAACGATGCTAAACCTAATGGGTCTCCTGCAGTACCACAAAGACAGCAACTTCTTCAAATACTTGACAAAATTAAAGCGTTACCGTTGCCTGTGGATCTTGTCTCAAAGTTGAACAATATCGGAGTTTTAGCTAGGAAAAATCTGGATCAGCCTTCAGCTATGAACCCACAAAATGATATGAATGGGGTCTCTTCTCCATCTACCATGGACTTGCTCGCTGTTCTCTCAACAACTTTAGGTTCATCTGGACCTGAGGCCATAGCTTTTTTATCCCAGGGTGGATTTGGTGACAAAGACATCAACGAGAAAACTAAGTTAACTTCTTCTGATCACGCCATTACAACCAATTTAGAAAAGAGAACTTTAGAGTTAACCTCTTTTGGAGAAGGAGAGAGAACCAGTAGCAGTCACCCATCTCCTTCTCAGGATTCAGATTTACACGCTCAGGACACTAGACCTAACTTGTCTCTACAACTGTTCACCTCTTCGCCAGAAGATGAGAGTCAACCGACGGTTGCATCTTCAGGGAAATACTATTCTTCTGCGAGCAGTAACCCCGTTGAAGATAGATCGCCATCGTCATCTCCGGTCATGCAGGAGTTCTTCCCGTTACAGACATCTCCTGAAACCATGAGATCTAACAACAACTGCAGAAACTCTAGTCCCAGTCCCAAGACTAGTTGTTTGCCCCTCGAGCTCTTTGGTGCAGCAAATCCTAGTTTTAACGTATCCAGACATCATCAATCTGGTTATGCTTCTTCTGGTTCGGATAATTCTCCTCCCAGTTTGAACTCTGATGCTCAG GACCGCACCGGGAAGATAATATTTAAGCTACTTGGAAAAGATCCTAGTCAGCTCCCTGGGACATTGAGAACCGAG ATCTATAGCTGGCTATCGAGCATTCCATCAGAAATGGAGAGTTATATCAGGCCTGGCTGTGTTGTTCTCTCTGTCTATGTGGCAATGTCAGCTTCTGCTTGGGAGCAA CTTGAGGAAAACTTGCTGCAGCGGGTTAGTTCTTTGGTTCAAGATTCAGAGTTTTGGAGCAACACAAGATTTTTGGTCAACACAGGGAGACAGCTCGCGTCGTACAAACATG GTAGAATTCGTCTGAGCAAATCCCGGAGAACTTTGAGTTCACCAGAGCTGATAACGGTGTCACCTCTTGCTGTTGTAGCCGGTGAAGAAACAACTTTGGTAGTAAGGGGTAGAAGCTTGACCAATGATGGAATCAG TTTTCGTTGCGCGCATATGGGTAACTATTCATCAATGGAGGTAACTGGAACAGCGTATAGGAGTACCAAGTTCGATGAACTAATTGTAAATAGGTTCCAAGTCAAATGTCCAAGCCCTGGTTCTCTGGGGCGATGTTTTGTTGAG GTGGAGAATGGATTCAGAAGCGACAGTTTCCCGTTGATAATCGCCAGTGCCACGATTTGCAGAGAGTTGAATCGCCTTGAAGACGAGTTTCATCCAAATGAGCTGACAGAACACAGCTCAGATCGTCCAAGATCAAGAGAAGAAGTTGTTTGTTTCTTGAACGAGCTCGGTTGGCTATTTCAGAAGAAATGTGCATCTGAATTTTCTCTCCCTCGGTTCAAGTTTCTCCTCGTATGCTCTGTGGAAAGAGATTACTCTTTTCTCGTGAGAACGCTTCTAGATAGGCTGGTAGAGCGAAACTTGGGCAAAGACGGTCTGATGAACAAAGAGTCCTTAGATATGCTGGCTGAGATTCAGCTACTGAATCGCGCTGTTAAAAGGAGGAACACAAAAATGGCTGAAACGCTGATACAATATTCCGTTAATCCCACAGCTAAAAAGTTCATCTTCTTGCCTAACATCACTGGACCTGGTGATATCACACCTCTGCATCTGGCTGCTTCTACATCTGGCTCAGATGATATGATTGATGTCCTCACTAAGGATCCACAAGAG ATAGGATTATGTTGCTGGAATACCCTGATCGATGTATGTGGACAGACTCCATTTAGCTATGCTGCAATGAGGAACAACCACAGTTACAACACCTTGGTGGCTCGTAAACTTGCAGATAAGAGAAACGGTCAAATATCTCTGAACATAGAGAACGGGATCGATCAGATTGGTCTGAGTAAGAGACTAAGCTCAGAGCTCAAGAGATCTTGCAACACATGTGCAAGTGTGGCTCTGAAGTATCAGAAGAAGGTTTCAGGCTCACGTCGTTTGTTTCCAACTCCAGTCATCCACTCAATGCTTGCGGTTGCAACAGTATGCGTTTGTGTTTGTGTGTTTATGCACGCTTTCCCAATAGTCAGACAAGGATCTCACTTCAGTTGGGGAGGTCTTGATTATGGCTCAATGTAA